The proteins below come from a single Streptomyces tubercidicus genomic window:
- a CDS encoding NUDIX domain-containing protein: MRWNNLSEKPVYANPWFRVNLADVELPDGRHLDHYLIRMRPVAVATVVNEAHEVLLLWRHRFITDTWGWELAAGVVEDGEDLAAAAAREMEEETGWRPGPLHHLLTVEPSNGLTDARHHIYWSEEGEYVGPPQDGFESERREWVPLKLVPDMVARGEVPAANMAAALLMLHHLRLG; this comes from the coding sequence GTGCGTTGGAACAATCTCAGCGAAAAGCCCGTCTATGCGAATCCCTGGTTCCGGGTCAATCTGGCCGATGTGGAACTGCCGGACGGCCGGCACCTGGACCACTATCTGATCCGGATGCGGCCGGTCGCCGTGGCCACGGTGGTCAATGAGGCCCATGAGGTGCTGCTGCTGTGGCGGCACCGGTTCATCACCGACACCTGGGGCTGGGAGCTGGCCGCCGGTGTCGTCGAGGACGGTGAGGACCTCGCGGCGGCGGCCGCCCGGGAGATGGAGGAGGAGACCGGGTGGCGCCCGGGACCCCTCCACCACCTCCTCACGGTGGAGCCCTCCAACGGCCTCACCGACGCGCGGCATCACATCTACTGGTCCGAGGAGGGCGAGTACGTAGGCCCGCCCCAGGACGGTTTCGAGTCCGAGCGGCGGGAGTGGGTGCCGTTGAAGCTGGTGCCCGACATGGTGGCGCGGGGGGAGGTGCCGGCCGCCAATATGGCCGCCGCCCTGCTGATGCTGCATCACCTCCGGTTGGGCTGA
- a CDS encoding transcriptional regulator, producing the protein MEPNTLLDAMLDESGISHAGLAARINQLGRRRGLALRYEHTAVTRWLKGQRPRGQVPDLICEILGERLHRPVGLADIGFSGPGSRRAADTPLSGFVERATALWRSDEQQRPHILDAPALTGTSAVIPVWEWENPPEDCDVSRDGLTRVGSADIEMLRTARTHYEAMYRKAGGIATRARIVGFLNAEAAPLLRGSYSDATGRQLHRATGGLVAVAGICAYDSDALGLAQRYFHQALRLAKASGDRGLGAYVIALLVNQSLFVREYRQAVAFAEAALRAAGPQITPALSADLYAMQAKSYARLGDGAGALSCIRRAEAAAERIRPGLEPAETGYVQPGLVNVQVAEALLSLGDLRAAREQADAAVDTPAHDRGRVHRLAMLTHIELRQGDADRAVANAAQMTEQARGMESHRLRDRLRAVREHLAETGSSATDEAADLIDEVLRVPL; encoded by the coding sequence ATGGAGCCCAACACCCTGCTGGACGCGATGCTCGACGAGTCCGGTATCTCGCATGCGGGACTCGCCGCGCGGATCAATCAGCTCGGCCGGCGCCGCGGTCTGGCGCTGCGGTACGAACACACCGCGGTGACCCGGTGGTTGAAGGGGCAGCGGCCGCGTGGGCAGGTGCCCGATCTGATCTGCGAGATCCTGGGTGAACGGCTGCACCGGCCGGTCGGGCTCGCCGACATCGGGTTCAGCGGACCGGGCTCGCGGAGGGCCGCCGACACCCCGCTCTCCGGCTTCGTCGAGCGGGCCACCGCGCTGTGGCGGTCCGATGAGCAGCAGCGGCCGCACATCCTCGACGCACCGGCGCTCACCGGCACCTCGGCGGTCATCCCCGTATGGGAGTGGGAGAACCCGCCCGAGGACTGCGATGTCTCACGCGACGGGCTGACCCGGGTCGGCAGCGCCGATATCGAGATGCTGCGCACCGCGCGGACGCACTACGAGGCGATGTACCGGAAGGCGGGTGGTATCGCTACCAGAGCACGCATCGTGGGATTCCTCAACGCCGAGGCGGCGCCGCTGCTGCGGGGCAGCTACAGCGATGCGACGGGGCGTCAGCTCCACCGGGCGACCGGCGGACTGGTCGCGGTCGCCGGCATCTGCGCGTACGACTCGGACGCTCTCGGGCTGGCCCAGCGCTACTTCCATCAGGCGCTGCGGCTGGCCAAGGCCAGCGGGGACCGCGGCCTCGGCGCGTATGTCATCGCGCTGCTGGTCAACCAGTCCCTCTTCGTACGGGAATACCGCCAGGCGGTCGCCTTCGCGGAGGCGGCGCTGCGGGCCGCGGGTCCGCAGATCACTCCGGCGCTCTCCGCGGACCTCTACGCGATGCAGGCCAAGTCCTACGCCCGGCTCGGCGACGGCGCGGGCGCGCTGTCCTGCATCCGGCGCGCGGAGGCGGCCGCGGAGCGTATCCGGCCCGGTCTCGAACCGGCCGAGACGGGCTATGTCCAGCCCGGCCTGGTGAATGTACAGGTGGCGGAGGCGCTGCTGAGCCTGGGGGACTTACGGGCCGCCCGGGAACAGGCGGACGCCGCCGTCGACACCCCCGCACACGACCGCGGCCGGGTCCACCGGCTGGCCATGCTCACCCATATCGAGCTGCGTCAAGGCGATGCGGACCGGGCCGTGGCCAATGCCGCGCAGATGACGGAGCAGGCTCGCGGCATGGAGTCGCACCGGCTGCGGGACCGGCTGCGGGCGGTGCGCGAACATCTGGCGGAGACCGGGAGCTCCGCGACGGACGAGGCTGCCGATCTCATCGACGAGGTGCTGCGCGTTCCGCTGTAG